The stretch of DNA GTTTCCCTTCAGCACCAATGAGACCAAACATATAGATTGAACAAAGGAGGATTTAGGTCTTATCGTAATGACGTAAGGAATGAAGATGAGAGCTAAATCCAAAGCACCTGCATCGAAGGTCGTCAAAGACATTCGACGCGCCACGCGCAAGCACCATTCAGCTGAAGAAAAGATCCGTATTGTGATCGAAGGACTTCGTGGTGACAGTTCCATTGCTGAACTTTGCCGCGTAGAAGGCATCGCCCAAAGCCTTTATTACAGCTGGTCCAAAGAGTTTCTCGAAGCGGGTAAGAAACGCCTTGCTGGAGACACTAAAAGGTCAGCCACTACAAATGAGGTCAAAGACCTTCGCCGTGAGAGTGGTGACTTGAAAGAACTGGTTGCTGAGCAAGCCCTTGAAATACGCATTCTCAAAAAAAGCATGATTGCGGATGGGGGCGACGACGAATGAGATACCCAGCATCAGAAAAACGCGAGATCATAAAATTGGTTGAGCAATCCCATTTATCAGCGCGTCAAACTCTGGATCGTATCGGCATACCACGTGCGACTTTTTATCGTTGGTATGCCAAATACCAAACGGGCGGCGAGGATGAACTTGAAGACAGAACGTCTGCACCAGGCCGGGTTTGGAACCGCATCCCTGCAAAGGTCAATGACCAAGTTATTGACCTTGCCTTGAATGAAACCAGCCTGTCCCCACGTGAGTTAGCTGTGAAGTTTACCGATACAACAGGCTATTTTATCTCTGAAAGTTCTGTCTATCGCTTACTAAAAAGCCATGATTTGATTACCAGTCCGGCCTATGTGGTGATCAAGGCGGCTAATGAATTTAAGGATAAAACCATAGCCCCAAACCAGATGTGGCAGACGGATTTTACTTATTTCAAAATCATCGGCTGGGGTTGGTATTATTTATCGACGATCTTAGATGATTACTCGCGCTACGTCATCGCATGGAAACTTTGTACCACGATGAAGGCTGGCGATGTCACAGACACATTGGATTTGGCTTTAACCGCTTCGGGTTGCGATCAAACTAAGGTCAAACACAAACCCCGTTTGTTATCAGATAACGGGGCGTCTTATATTGCTGAAGATTTGGCAGTTTATCTGGATGAGCAAGGTATGAGCCATGTCAGAGGCGCGC from Candidatus Terasakiella magnetica encodes:
- a CDS encoding IS3 family transposase (programmed frameshift), with the translated sequence MRAKSKAPASKVVKDIRRATRKHHSAEEKIRIVIEGLRGDSSIAELCRVEGIAQSLYYSWSKEFLEAGKKRLAGDTKRSATTNEVKDLRRESGDLKELVAEQALEIRILKKKHDCGWGRRRMRYPASEKREIIKLVEQSHLSARQTLDRIGIPRATFYRWYAKYQTGGEDELEDRTSAPGRVWNRIPAKVNDQVIDLALNETSLSPRELAVKFTDTTGYFISESSVYRLLKSHDLITSPAYVVIKAANEFKDKTIAPNQMWQTDFTYFKIIGWGWYYLSTILDDYSRYVIAWKLCTTMKAGDVTDTLDLALTASGCDQTKVKHKPRLLSDNGASYIAEDLAVYLDEQGMSHVRGAPYHPQTQGKIERWHQTLKNRILLENYYLPGDLELQIGKFIDYYNHERYHESLNNVTPADAYFGRAPAILKRREKIKQKTIEKRRLIHKNQTALN